DNA from Ignavibacteria bacterium:
TTTTGTCTCTTTTTTATTTATAACATGAACAAAAATCATTTTGTTAATAATTTATGGTAAATCGGCTCATAAAATCAGGATTTATAGTTCTTCTGCTTATTATTTTTTATTTTTCAATTGAAGGATGTCAAAAACAGGTTGAACAGGCAACTCTTGATTCAATTAATGTATATACAGAATTGATAAAAAAATATCCCGCCGACCCTGTTTATTATAAAAACCGCGGAGATGCCTATTTCAAAATCGAAAGATATAATGAAGCTGTCGCGGACTATCAGAGAGCCCTGCAGATTGACCCGTTTGATTTGCCTGCCTTGAGAAATCTTGCGGCAATGTATGTTAAGATGGAAAAATATTCTGAGGCAATAAAGGAATATGATAACCTGATAAGACTTTATCCGACTGCTCAGGATTATATAAATAGAGGAAATATCCACGAAAGCTTCAATAATATTCCGATGGCTGTTACTGATTACACAAAGGCAATTGATATGGATACAAACAATGTTTACTTCTATTTTGTAAGAGGAAATGCACATGATAAAGCAGGCAATTATCAATTGTCAATTTCAGATTATACATCTATAATAAATCGTCAACCAACCAATGTAGGAGCAAGATTAAACCGCGGAAATGCAAATTATAATTCAGGAAATTACAAAGGAGCTCTCGAAGACTGGAATATTGTAATCCAACAAGACCCTTCGTTCGAAAGTGATTTATCCGAAAAAATGCAGATTGCGAAGATACGCTCCAGTCAATAATAAATGATAAATGATGAAATTTTGGTATAAAATTTGTAATAATTAATATGGATATTTATATAGTTCATTTTTGCAGGAATACAAACTAAACATATGAAAATATTTAACTTAATAACAGTTCTGATTATTACAATTTTTATTCTGACGGGATGTCAAAAAAAAGAAGATACTGTTAATAGCCAAAACCAGTCTAATTTAACCGACCCTAACATGCAACCGGAAGGTGATCAATGGAAAATTGCAGGTTACAGAGACAGTACTGACGTTTATGGTGTCGGATATTATGATTATAGAGACAGTCTCGAAACCTTTCATATGGGTTACAGCATTCCGAGAGACAGCGTATATAAATACTACAACATAAAAGAATTTGAGCAGTATAATTTTCTGATTAAAAAAGATTCTACAAACCCGGGTCCATATCTCGACAGGGGAAATCACTTCCAGAACATTAAATTATACTTTGAAGCAATAAAAGATTACGATAAATATATTTCGCTTATTCAGACAAATCATTCTGCATACATGAACCGCGGAAATGCGCATGAAAGATTAAAAAATTATCAGGCGGCTCTGACGGATTATGATAAAGTTATCGAGCTAAAGCCGACCGATACTATTGCTTATTACAATAAGGGAGTTGTTTATGATTACCTCGGAAATTACAATCAGGCAATTTACGAATATACAAGAAGTCTGCAAAGAGACCCCCGTCTTGCGAAAACGTATTATAACAGAGGCATTGATTATCTTATGATAGGTGATGAAGAAAATGCAAGAAGAGATTGGGAGACGGCAATTCAGCTTAATCCCAAATACGAAGCTGAACTAAGACCGAGAATAAACGGATTATAGGCAGAGATTTAAAAAAAGTGTTTAAACAAAAACCCGGTTTTGCCGGGTTTTTTATTTTAATAATAAGCTACACTCCAGGGACCTTCAGTTCTTACCTGAAGCAAATAAGGATTTGTGGAAGTAACATTAAATTTTTTAACTCCTTTCCATCTGCCTGTAACGTTCGCAAGATTCGTTATAATTTGCCCTTCATTAGTTGTTAAGTTAACTATAAAACTTCCGTTTCCGTTATATTCCATAACAAAAGTTGATTCCCCCTGAAGCAAATCAATTATCAAATCATTATTTGTTGTCCCTGTATAAATCATCCTGTACTGGATTATGTCATCAGTCGGAGGATTTTCGGCATCCTGAAATGTTTCTGTTGCACTGCGTTTGCAGGTAGAGCACGAAGAAATTAACGTTGCAAGCATAAGCAACATCAAGCTTCGGATAATTATTTTGTTCATAATTGAATTTTATTTTGTTTTGCTAATATAAGCAATGTTTCAGGGTGGTATTAAAAATAAGTCTGATAATTGATTAGTTCAAGGTAAGTATTTAAAAACTAAATACATAGCAGGTTATCTCTTTGTGGGAATTTTAAGAGTAAAAGTAGCACCTTTGCCCGGTTCTGATTCTAATATAACCTGAGAATTTATAATTTCGGATAATTTTTTGATTATATACAAACCTAACCCGCTTGACGGCTCTCCTCCCGTTGGTTTGTTGGAAAGCTTGGCAAATTTTTTAAATAATCCTTTTTTATCTGATTCCGTAAATCCCGGACCTTCATCTTTTATGCCAACATAAATATTTTTTACATTATCACGCAAAGTAATATAAACCTTTTTGTTGAATGGAGAATATTTAATTGCGTTGGAAACCAGGTTATTTATGATATGCTCAATACACATCTTAACAGTAATAACCTCCGGGTTTTTAATTTTTTTATTAAGAATTATTTCTATGTTTTTAGGATTTGCGAAAACCTGGTTCTTCTCTTTTATCTGGCTTATTAACTCTACAAGATTAATTTTTTCTTGTCTCTCATTCCAATTACCTGATTCGATAGAGTTTATGTCAAGCAAATTCGACATAATATCCAATGATTTAACCGAACAATTTTTTATGTCTTCTATAAGCGACTGTATTTCTTCTTTGCTTAAAGAATCACTATGCTCATTTATGAAATCGGCAATTGCCGAAATAGTTGAAATCGGATTTCTTAAGTCATGTGAAACGATTCCGATAAAATCATTCTTGTCCTTGTTTGCTCTGTCAAGATTTTCAGACAGCTCTATCAATTTTTTATTTTTTTCATCAGAAATCTTAAGCTCGGTTTCCTGCATTTCAACTTCATTTTCTAGGAGCAGGCTTTTTGTTCTGAGCGATACCTTTTTCTTATTTAACTGCTCAATTATTTTATTATACTTTTCAAGAAACTTGTAAGCATTTTTATGGTCTTTATTTATTTTATAAACCTGTGACAGCATCTGATATGATTCTTTCAGAATATTCAGTGCTTTCATCTTCTTTGCAATAACAAGATTCTTATTTAACATGGCTATTGCTTTATCAAACCTGCATGTTTTTATATACATCGAAGCAAGATTTGAATAGTTCGTCAGGAAACCATTCTGATAACCAATCTTATTTGAAATTTCGAGTGAAATTTTAAAATATTTTTCCGCATTCTCATAATCTTTTTTATGCTCATGCAAAACCCCAAGATGATTCAGTGACTGAACCCGGTTTATATTATTATTAATCTTTATGCTTATCGAATCACCCAGCTCAAGATATTTTAATGCGGTTTTATAATCATGAAGATGTGTATATACGTTTCCCAGATTACAGTAACACGTGGCAAGCTTACTCAAGTCTGTGCTGTCTTTGCCGAGATGAGAAATATTTTCTTCAAGGATTTTTATTGCTCTGTCATATTTTTTAACATTCATATACATGACAGCGAGGTTATTCAGAACGTTTTTTAAATCTGCGCTATCAGGCAATGTTCTGGAAATTTTTAAGGACTTAAGATAATATCTTGAAGCGAGAAAATAATTTCCCATATTATTATAAAACAAACCCATGCTGTTATAGCATTGCGCAATTCCTTTCTTGTTATTTTTCTGCTTCCTGATTTTTAGCGATTCACGGATATAACTCAAAGCTTTTGTCATATCGCCCAGATATAAATAATTAGAAGCAGCAATAAACAAAAAATGGTCTGTATCTAAATCGTGTTTTTTACAATAAACCAAAGCTTTTTCTATCTGGTTTATTGACTCTTTGAAATTTGAAGTGAAATAATAATAAGCAACGATTAACCGCATTGCTCTTATGACTGCTTTATAATCATTGTAACTTTTAAAAACCTTTAGAGATTGCTCTGCAAATTTTAAAAGGGAAGGATTAACGGTGTGAAAATTAAGCGATGAAATATGAGCTTCGAGTTTTGCTTTCATCTCATCAATTGATTTTAAACTATAGCCATTTTTTAAACGAATTTCCGAAAGATTAACAGAAGAAATTCGCATATCAGTTGTGCCCAAATAAGACATATTTTTCATTTAAACCAATAAGTGATAGTGAAATTATCAAAAAAACATACATAAATTAACTATATTTTTGATAATTTGTAAGCAAATTAACTTATATTATTGATTTTTTTATTTCTCAATATGCTTTGCATTTTTATTATAGCGTAAAATCCATATATTTACGTGAATTAATTATTAAAATCGAGCTTTTAGCTCGGTTTAATTCCAGTAAAAACAATAATTAATTTGCCACCCGCCCGGGTGGCGGAACTGGTAGACGCGCAGGACTTAAAATCCTGTTGCCTGTAAAGGCAGTGCCGGTTCGATTCCGGCCCCGGGCACACACAAGACCTTTTGATTATTAAATTGAAAGGTCTTTTTCTTTTTAGATTTAAAACTTCTCAATTTTTGTCCTGCGTTTCTACCAGTTCCTGCCACCCGGGGTTCTAGGAATAATCTCTTATCACACTTTACAAGCTTGTATTTAGACTGTATTTAAAAATGCAATTAAGAATTGTTTTAAGATTCAAAGATTTGAAATAAATTTTATTTATTCAGATTAACAGAATTGAAACGATTCTGTTTAGATTTTAATAAGATTATAGACAGACGTTCTCAGAGTCGTTTGTTTTGTTGTGACCATATAGATTATATGTTTTTGAAAAGCTCGTTAATCTGACAACGTCTATTATTAAAATCTACAATATTCTATTTTTTTCAGAGTTTATAAATATTAAAATGATTTGAATTAGAGTTGAAAAAGAGAAAAAATTGAGGGACTTTTATAAAATGCTGCATCAATATCCTATTTATATAATACAAATTTTAAATAGTACATCTGTACTTTAATAAAGCAACATAATGTTAGATTTATTTTCACATCTTACTAAAAATGAAATTATTGAGTTTGAGAAGTTCATAAAATCTCCTTATTATAACACCGATAAAACTATAGTAAAAATTTTTGAAAATCTTAAAAAAATTAATGCTAATTATAATTCTGATTTAAATTCGGAGACTGAGCTTTTTAAAGAACTAAATTTAGATAATTCCAAAAGAAATCGGCTTTCAAAACAATTTCGTTCGTTGTTGAAGTATTTTCTAAAATTAAAGGAGTTTGAAAAAGATGAAAACACTAATATGATGTATGAGCTTAGAGCTTTGCGAGAAAAGAAGTTTACAACTCACTATAAGAAAAAATTAAATGAATTTATAAAAATTTTTGATAATAAATTTAAACGAGATGAAAACTATTATTCAAACAGAATTATAATTGAAGATGATTATTACAACTTTACAATTAATGAAAAAGCTCTAGATTATCCTGATATTTTAAATACCAAGCGAGATAACATTATTTATAATTTTTATTTCCAGTTGTTACATTGTTATAATGATATGATATTGCATGAGGAGTATGCCGGTAAGAAATTTGACCTTAAGTTTCCATATTTAAATGAAATTTTGAATGACATTAAATTAAATTTTGAAAAAATACAAAATGAACATCCAAATATTTGCATTATCTATTATATTATATCAATTCAGTTGAGTATGAGAAAAAACCAATCTACAATAGAATTAGAAAAATTATATTTAAAATATTTAGAAGCCAATCTAAATAAGTTTGACAAAACACAACTTTTCCATTATTATTTATATATAGTAAATTATTATATACTAATGCTCCATAAAGGTAATTATGACTATAGACAGAAATTATTTGATATTTATTTTTTTCAAGAAAAAAATGATTTCTTGTTATTAAATAATGAAATTAATGCTGAATCTTTTAGAGATGTGGTTTCTATTGCAACCTCAACCGGAAATTTAGACTGGGCGCAATACTTTATCGAAAAATATAAAAAATTGTTAAATTATGATAAAAACAAAGATTTTATAAATTTATCTTATGCAAAAATTTATTTTATAAAAAAGAATTATAACAAAAGCATCTCTCATTTAATATTAGTCGGTTCAAGGAACATATCTAATTATGTAAGTGCTAAAATAATTTTTTGTAAAATTTATTATGAACAGAAAAATATTTCTGCAATTGAATTCGAATTGGACAATTTAAGAAAACTTGAAAAACGAAATAAAAAAATTAATGAGCTTAATAAAAGTTCAATTGATAATTTCACAAAATATATTAAACAATTAATAAAAATAAACACCTTGGAATTTATGCATGATAAAAAATTTCAGGAATTAGCTGAATTTAGTTATGATGAAATTAATAAACTTCATTATTTTATTCCCGAAAAAAATTGGTTTTTAGAAAAATTCCAAAGCAAATTTAAAAATAAATAAGGTATGCCCTTTTTGGCGGGTCCCACCTCCTCTAAGGGGTCCGGCAGGGCATACCTGAATTTTTATTATTTTACAAGCACAAGTTTTTTTGTAATAATCTGATTTTCCGTTTTTAATCTATAAAAATAAATCCCGCTGGAATATTTAGACGCATCCCATTTAACTATATGATTTCCCGCATTCAAATATTGTTTTATTAATGATTCTATCTGTCTTCCGCTTATGTCATAAATTGCAAGTTCAACAAACTGTTGCGCAGGAAGCGTGAAACTAATGTTAGAAACGGGATTAAATGGGTTGGGATAATTTGTAACTGTTGTTTCTTCACCTATTATTCCGGGAATAATTCGTTTAGTTCTTATAATTTCAGGTTGTATTGAATGCAATACTTTACCTTCTCGATTGTATTTTTGACCCGCAATGAATGAATTGCTATCATTGTAGCCAAATGCAATCATAGTTATGTTTCCATTTTTATCTGCTGCACAATAAGTATATTTTTTCATTTGTCCCAAGTTATTATTACCCAAATTTGGTATATATCTGCCAACCCAAACAGGTTCTGCATTTTCCCATGAATCTACAATACCTACATTAAATCCTACAGCAACATACTCATTAACAATAGAACTACTATATCCTGTTATATAAAGAAGATCATTGCTGATTAAAAGAGAGGAAGGCTTATCATCTCCCTTTAATGCAAGATGATCATACCAAAGAGGAAAACCACTAACCATATTTCCATTTGCTTCATATTTTAATATTGCGAAATCATATTCGCTCCTTCCTCGATGAGTATAACCCGCGGAATATATAAATTCATTATCACAAATTACACTTGTTAAAACATCATTGGTTGAATAATCTAAGGTGTCGTACCAATTATTACTTAAATTATTTCCATCAATATAGCAAGTAAAGAAGTTGTTGTTGCCCCCTGAGTATTCCTGATGAACCGATAAAGACCTTTTGGATTTTAATATTGGATTTTGCGAGAAATCAGTTATGATATGACCGGTTGGGTATTCATTAGCAATGCTATTATAAATAAATTCATTCCCAACTTTTGAGCCGGTGCTAATATCAAAATCAACCAATAATAAATCATAACCATAAGTACTTCCCTGATCAGTATATCCTGCTACATATATATAATAATCATCTGCAATAAGTGATGTGCCAACATCGGTTAATTTATCCGGAGAATCATAAGCGCCATCAAATTCATAGTTTCCGCTGTTATCTACTACATATAAATAACAATCTACATTACCCGGATTAGTATAATACCCACAAATTGCTATATTATCCTCTGATAATTCTTTTATAGATAATCCGGCATCATCTCCTGCATCATTAGGAATAACTACTGCCCACTGTGAATCTAATGAACTATTATATTTAGCAATAATAATATCATTAGTTGATGTATTGGAATTATAGTAAAATCCTGTTATAAGTATATTGCTCTCATGGTCAAGTGCTATAGACATTCCTTTATCCAAACCATCAATATTTTCTAAAAACTCTGATGTTAAATTACCAAAACCATCAATTTTTGCAATAAATATATCATTGGTTGAGTTAGCTGAATTATATGCCATCCCTGTTATATAAATGTTATCATTTCCATCTGAAATTGCATGAAAAGGATAACCAACAGGAGGAAATTGAGCATAAATGTTATTGTTTGAAAATAATAGAAAGCTTAAAATTGAAAATAAGAATCCTATGCCCCATAACGAGAATTTTTTTTGTTTTGCCATAATGTGATGATTTAAATTAATTAAAAGAGAATTGTATAAGAAATTGGATTTACTTCATTAAAATCATTTTTTTAGTTTGAGAAAATACACCTGTCTTTAGTGTATAAAAATAAACTCCGCTGGGTAAAGCAGAGGCATTCCATGTTAGTTCATAATTTCCACTTTGCAAAGGTTTATTAATCAGTATTGCAATTAATTTACCCGTAATATCATAAATACTTAAATTCACATTGACCCAAGGGGTACCCGACAATTGACTGTTCACACTTGACGGAATATCAAACTCAATCTTCGTCACTGGATTAAACGGGTTTGGATAATTCTGTTTTAATTCATACTGCGTGACAATCTCATTATGATTTTCTTCAATGAAAGTTAACCCACCGTTTGTTGTTTTTAAAATATTGCCCCAGTCACCAACTATATAACCGGTTTCGCTATTGATAAAGTCTATGCCATATAAAACACTATTAGTTGCAAATAATCTAAACCAGTTTAATCCTCCGTTAGTTGTTTTTACTAATAATTCCTGACCTGCATATCCCACTCCAATTCCTTCCATTTCGTTTCCAAAATATAAATCCTGAAATACCCATCCGCTTCTTGAAAATATTTGTGCCCATGTTTCACCTGAATTAGTCGTTTTGTACATTCTCGAACCGCTTCCCAGATACCCGGTATTTTCATTTATGAAATATATAGCTCTTCCGTCTGCATTGGGTTGAATTATCCAATTAGTTCCTGCATTGGTTGTTCTTAACACTACAGTGCTTGAAATGGTTATGCCGGTATTTTCATTCATAAAATGGATTTTCCAAAACGTATCATTTTCAACACTATCTAATCTGAACCAGTTTAATCCTTCGTTTGTGGTTTTCATCACAAGTCCAAGAGTTCCGCATATATATCCTGTTGACTGGTTTGTAAAATAAACATCATTCAAAATATTATTCCTTCCTGTAGATAAAGAAACCCAATTTTCACCTGAGTTAGTTGTTTTCAAAACCAGTCCCGTATCTCCGGCAATATATCCTGTCTGCTCATTTACAAAAAATATTGAGTTTAAATCTCTTTGAGTGTTTATGTTTTTTTGTATCCAGCTAGATCCTGAATTGTTTGTTTTATAAAACTCTCCCCATTCACCTATTGCAAACCCAGTGTTTTCATTTACAAAACGTATGTCTAAGAAATCCCGCTTATAACCTGATTGCAGAAAATAATTTTCGCCGGAGTTTGTAGATTTAACTATTGTTCCACCACCACCTACTGCATAGATTTCGTTTTGGTTTACAAATACATCAAAAAGCACACCATGTATCTGAAAATTAGTTCTAAATGTTGTGTTTTGGATCCAATTTTGTCCACTATTTGTTGTTTTACAAATACTTCCTCCATCAGAGACTAAATAACCTGTTTGGAGGTTTATAAAAGATATTGCTCTAACTTCATCAACTCCTCCGCTTACTATGTGCGGGAGATTAACATCATAATAATTCCATAGTGCTCCTCCATTGCTTGTGTATGCAATTCTTTCATCTCCTCCGATTAAAAGATAGACATTATTAGAATCAATAATTGAGATATCATATATAATTGAAAAAGGTAAAGTAAAAGTTATCCCCATATCAAACCAGTTTGCTCCTGCATTTGTTGTTTTTATGCATTTAGCATTTCCCGAAGCATATCCTATATTTTCATTGGCAAATGCAACACATAGAAAGTTAGTACTTGTTCCTGAATTAAGATTAAACCAGTTAAACCCACCGTTGGTGGTTTTTAAAATCGTATTTGAATGTCCTGAAATATAACCGGTTATTGAATTTGTGAACGTTATGGTATTTAACAAAATAGTTTGTCCTGTATTTATAAGAGTCCAATTATTACCACCATTGGTTGTTCTTAGTACTCTTCCTGAATCACCACACGCAATCACATTAATACTATCAAATAAATAGAAAGAACGAATTAATGTAGTGACTCCGGAATTTTGATTAAACCAGTTATTTCCACCATTTGTCGTCTTCAAAATTGTTCCTGAATGTCCGCAAGCATAACCCGTTTGGGAATTGTAAAACTTTACATCATCCAATCCGTTTCCATTTGGCAATGGCATCTGCCATGTCCACTGAGTTTGTGCATTTAAATTATATGTTAATGTTAGAAGCAAAATTATGAATAAGTTTTTCATTCAATACAAATTTAAATTATAAATTATTAAGATATATGGACAATTTTTTGAAGTGGGACATATTAATAATAAGCTAAATCCATACAAATCATATATTTAATTAGTTTTTATGGCATTTTTAATTGGAATGTCCAACTTCAATTTTCTGTCCCCCATTTTTGTTTAAAATAAGATGGAAATTACACTATTTTGTAAATTAACGATTCTTAAACTGCGTCCAACCTCAAAAATTTGTCCAAAGTTTTTTAATAATTTTTAGATAAATTATGATGATAATGTTTAGTTGAGATTTTTAATTATAGAATTGATTTTATAAAAAAATAAAATTAAAATTTATTTAGGTTAAATTATTTTTGCTATGACAGCACTGTTTGAAAATAAAATTTTTTAAATAGTAATATGCCCCGCATCAACTTTAAATCTATCATTCTATAAAAAAATAATCTTTACTGAATTTTTTGTGATTTTTAAATCTTAAAAAATTAATTCTTATGAAGAAGATTATTTTTTTATTATTATTTTCATTTTCATATCTCAATTTATTTGCCGACAATTCCGATTCTCCGAAAACCATAAGACCATCAGATTTAGGTTTAACCGTTTTCAAGGGAAACCTGGATGAAAATCGTATGACACAAAAACAAAAAGACACCATTGTAATAGGGTTATTTAACTATCAGGATTATTTCAAAGATATTGCAGTATATTATAAATCAAAAAATGAACTGATTATATATAATAACAACGGAAACGGAACTTTAAGTGAATATAAAAATTACAAGCAGAGCAAGGAAATAAAAAAGATAACTCTTGTTAAAAAAACAAATTCAGAATTGATGAATTCGTTTATGTCACGGTTTGATGATTTAGAGATAGAGTTTTCTACGGGAGAAAAAGAAGTTCTTCATAATTACAGGATTAACATATTGAATGAAAATGCTTCAAAGGTGCCTCTGAGAAATTTCCTTGATGATGGAAGAGTGTTTCTTTACAGCTCTTCAATTACATTCAACGAAATGTGGGCAAGCTGGAGAAGCGGACAGCCGAATAATGGTCAGTCTATCGGGGACATAGATAATGACGGTAAGACAGAAGCAATATATACTTTTTATCCTATTTCAGATACATTATCATATCCGTTATATAAGCCAACTCGAGTGGTTGTATTTGAAAATATAACCCCTGAAACATACAGAATAGATTGGGATACAGTTTTGCAGCATGGCGGTTGGAATCATACGGAGTCCTTATTTGATTTTGATAGTAACGGAAAAAAAGAGTTTTTGTGCGTGGGTCCACGTATATTTACCGGGGAGCTTGCTGAAGGAGTATATGAATGTTTAGGACCGGGAGTTTATAAATTTTTTGATGCTTCGTTTAATAGAGCCAGACCTATGTTTGACTTCATGCAAAAGGATTCAGTCAACATAAACGGTGATATTAAACAGGAATTTTGGATAAGTTATATGCCGGAAGAAAACAGCACTTACATAATAAGAGAGAGATTTAAAACAAAATATGCAACGGAATATTTTTTTGATACCCAAGTCCCTATAAATGCGCGAAGTTTTATCTACAGCATATGTCCGGGTGATATTGATAACGACGGAAAGGACGAAGTTGTAATCGGTGATACACAGTGGGAAAGCGGATATGTCAATTATCTTGATTCAACCGGCAATACACCCTCACAATGGCATGGATACAGCATAAAAGAAATTATAACTAATGCTCCAGTTTCCTGCGGGTATGCATTTTTGAAAGATTACGATAATGACGGCAAGAAAGAAATAACGACTACAGGAATTGGAGACTCAAGCGGAAGCTTGGGGGTTATTAAACATACCGGAACACCCGGAGAAAATAATTTTCAAACAGTCTTCTACACTTTGCAAGGTATTAGAGCCGGACCTAATATGGGAATTGATACAGCTTCAATTGAAGGTAATTTTATAGTTCTTTATCCATGTATTGCATATTCTGAAGGTGGTATTGGAAACCAGTTAACGAGCATTTACAAAAAACAATCTTTTTATGATTTTTCTTCGATTTATTTTAAAAGAATTGATTCAACGTCATTTGTAAGACCTGCTTTACATTATATGGATAATGATAATAAAATAAATATCATGACACCCTTAGGTAAGGTGATTTCTTCAACCCCGACCGGTGATTTTTTCTATACCAATTTTAAACAGTTTGGAACTGTAAATATTACAAATTATAACAACCCCGTTCCTGAAAATTTTAAGCTTTATCAAAATTATCCTAATCCATTTAATCCGATTACTAAAATTAAATTTGATATAAAGAAAAAAGCAGAAGTAAAATTAATTATTTATGACATAACGGGAAGAGTTGTTGAAAAAC
Protein-coding regions in this window:
- a CDS encoding T9SS type A sorting domain-containing protein, whose protein sequence is MAKQKKFSLWGIGFLFSILSFLLFSNNNIYAQFPPVGYPFHAISDGNDNIYITGMAYNSANSTNDIFIAKIDGFGNLTSEFLENIDGLDKGMSIALDHESNILITGFYYNSNTSTNDIIIAKYNSSLDSQWAVVIPNDAGDDAGLSIKELSEDNIAICGYYTNPGNVDCYLYVVDNSGNYEFDGAYDSPDKLTDVGTSLIADDYYIYVAGYTDQGSTYGYDLLLVDFDISTGSKVGNEFIYNSIANEYPTGHIITDFSQNPILKSKRSLSVHQEYSGGNNNFFTCYIDGNNLSNNWYDTLDYSTNDVLTSVICDNEFIYSAGYTHRGRSEYDFAILKYEANGNMVSGFPLWYDHLALKGDDKPSSLLISNDLLYITGYSSSIVNEYVAVGFNVGIVDSWENAEPVWVGRYIPNLGNNNLGQMKKYTYCAADKNGNITMIAFGYNDSNSFIAGQKYNREGKVLHSIQPEIIRTKRIIPGIIGEETTVTNYPNPFNPVSNISFTLPAQQFVELAIYDISGRQIESLIKQYLNAGNHIVKWDASKYSSGIYFYRLKTENQIITKKLVLVK
- a CDS encoding tetratricopeptide repeat protein, producing the protein MKIFNLITVLIITIFILTGCQKKEDTVNSQNQSNLTDPNMQPEGDQWKIAGYRDSTDVYGVGYYDYRDSLETFHMGYSIPRDSVYKYYNIKEFEQYNFLIKKDSTNPGPYLDRGNHFQNIKLYFEAIKDYDKYISLIQTNHSAYMNRGNAHERLKNYQAALTDYDKVIELKPTDTIAYYNKGVVYDYLGNYNQAIYEYTRSLQRDPRLAKTYYNRGIDYLMIGDEENARRDWETAIQLNPKYEAELRPRINGL
- a CDS encoding tetratricopeptide repeat protein, which translates into the protein MVNRLIKSGFIVLLLIIFYFSIEGCQKQVEQATLDSINVYTELIKKYPADPVYYKNRGDAYFKIERYNEAVADYQRALQIDPFDLPALRNLAAMYVKMEKYSEAIKEYDNLIRLYPTAQDYINRGNIHESFNNIPMAVTDYTKAIDMDTNNVYFYFVRGNAHDKAGNYQLSISDYTSIINRQPTNVGARLNRGNANYNSGNYKGALEDWNIVIQQDPSFESDLSEKMQIAKIRSSQ
- a CDS encoding tetratricopeptide repeat-containing sensor histidine kinase, translated to MRISSVNLSEIRLKNGYSLKSIDEMKAKLEAHISSLNFHTVNPSLLKFAEQSLKVFKSYNDYKAVIRAMRLIVAYYYFTSNFKESINQIEKALVYCKKHDLDTDHFLFIAASNYLYLGDMTKALSYIRESLKIRKQKNNKKGIAQCYNSMGLFYNNMGNYFLASRYYLKSLKISRTLPDSADLKNVLNNLAVMYMNVKKYDRAIKILEENISHLGKDSTDLSKLATCYCNLGNVYTHLHDYKTALKYLELGDSISIKINNNINRVQSLNHLGVLHEHKKDYENAEKYFKISLEISNKIGYQNGFLTNYSNLASMYIKTCRFDKAIAMLNKNLVIAKKMKALNILKESYQMLSQVYKINKDHKNAYKFLEKYNKIIEQLNKKKVSLRTKSLLLENEVEMQETELKISDEKNKKLIELSENLDRANKDKNDFIGIVSHDLRNPISTISAIADFINEHSDSLSKEEIQSLIEDIKNCSVKSLDIMSNLLDINSIESGNWNERQEKINLVELISQIKEKNQVFANPKNIEIILNKKIKNPEVITVKMCIEHIINNLVSNAIKYSPFNKKVYITLRDNVKNIYVGIKDEGPGFTESDKKGLFKKFAKLSNKPTGGEPSSGLGLYIIKKLSEIINSQVILESEPGKGATFTLKIPTKR
- a CDS encoding YCF48-related protein; translation: MKNLFIILLLTLTYNLNAQTQWTWQMPLPNGNGLDDVKFYNSQTGYACGHSGTILKTTNGGNNWFNQNSGVTTLIRSFYLFDSINVIACGDSGRVLRTTNGGNNWTLINTGQTILLNTITFTNSITGYISGHSNTILKTTNGGFNWFNLNSGTSTNFLCVAFANENIGYASGNAKCIKTTNAGANWFDMGITFTLPFSIIYDISIIDSNNVYLLIGGDERIAYTSNGGALWNYYDVNLPHIVSGGVDEVRAISFINLQTGYLVSDGGSICKTTNSGQNWIQNTTFRTNFQIHGVLFDVFVNQNEIYAVGGGGTIVKSTNSGENYFLQSGYKRDFLDIRFVNENTGFAIGEWGEFYKTNNSGSSWIQKNINTQRDLNSIFFVNEQTGYIAGDTGLVLKTTNSGENWVSLSTGRNNILNDVYFTNQSTGYICGTLGLVMKTTNEGLNWFRLDSVENDTFWKIHFMNENTGITISSTVVLRTTNAGTNWIIQPNADGRAIYFINENTGYLGSGSRMYKTTNSGETWAQIFSRSGWVFQDLYFGNEMEGIGVGYAGQELLVKTTNGGLNWFRLFATNSVLYGIDFINSETGYIVGDWGNILKTTNGGLTFIEENHNEIVTQYELKQNYPNPFNPVTKIEFDIPSSVNSQLSGTPWVNVNLSIYDITGKLIAILINKPLQSGNYELTWNASALPSGVYFYTLKTGVFSQTKKMILMK